In Candidatus Palauibacter soopunensis, one genomic interval encodes:
- a CDS encoding peptidyl-alpha-hydroxyglycine alpha-amidating lyase family protein: MQGARRIGLIAVLALTAVISGADALAAQLTAPNPYRAMDGWGQLPDGRSWGATSAVYPAPDGEHIWVGERCGANLCVESDVDPILLFDTEGNVVRSFGSGLIAWPHGMFVEEDGSVWVADAVGYAPVPEGWGHVVYKFSPEGEVLMVLGEKGVAGDGPNHFNKPSDILIAPDGSIFVADGHDAGGNNRIVKFAPDGTFLMEWGRAGTANGEFRDPHALAMDSQGRLFVGDRGNSRVQVFDQEGNHLETWHQFGRPSGLFIDEEDVLYSTDSESNARRNKGWLRGIYIGDAATGWVTTFIPDPEPNQDASGTSGAEGIAVDAHGNLYGAEVGPRQMRKYIRR; this comes from the coding sequence ATGCAAGGCGCAAGGCGAATCGGACTCATCGCGGTACTCGCGCTTACGGCGGTCATTTCGGGCGCCGACGCGCTCGCGGCGCAGTTGACGGCGCCGAACCCGTACAGGGCCATGGACGGCTGGGGACAGCTTCCCGACGGACGCTCGTGGGGCGCCACCAGCGCCGTCTACCCGGCCCCGGACGGTGAGCACATCTGGGTGGGCGAGCGGTGCGGCGCGAACCTGTGCGTCGAGAGCGACGTCGACCCGATCCTGCTCTTCGACACCGAGGGGAATGTCGTGCGGAGCTTCGGCTCGGGACTCATCGCGTGGCCGCACGGAATGTTCGTCGAGGAGGACGGCAGCGTGTGGGTGGCCGACGCCGTGGGATACGCGCCGGTGCCGGAGGGCTGGGGACACGTCGTCTACAAGTTCAGCCCCGAGGGCGAGGTACTGATGGTTCTGGGCGAGAAGGGCGTGGCGGGGGACGGCCCGAACCACTTCAACAAGCCGTCGGACATCCTCATCGCGCCCGACGGCAGCATTTTCGTTGCGGACGGGCACGACGCGGGCGGCAACAACCGCATCGTGAAGTTCGCGCCCGATGGCACGTTCCTCATGGAGTGGGGACGCGCAGGGACGGCGAACGGGGAGTTCCGCGACCCGCACGCGCTCGCGATGGATTCGCAGGGACGCCTCTTCGTCGGCGATCGCGGCAACAGCCGCGTCCAGGTCTTCGATCAGGAGGGGAACCACCTGGAGACCTGGCACCAGTTCGGACGTCCGAGCGGGCTGTTCATCGACGAGGAAGATGTCCTCTACTCGACGGATTCCGAGTCGAACGCGCGCCGCAACAAGGGGTGGCTCCGCGGCATCTACATCGGAGACGCGGCGACCGGTTGGGTGACGACCTTCATCCCGGACCCGGAGCCGAATCAGGATGCGTCCGGCACAAGCGGCGCGGAGGGGATCGCGGTCGACGCGCACGGCAACCTCTACGGGGCCGAGGTCGGACCCCGCCAGATGAGAAAATACATCCGGCGCTAG
- a CDS encoding HupE/UreJ family protein, with protein MGCVLVLYGLTSLAGAARAAPEREASDRAAEAVPAVPHEIPADVTVQAFVTPEGSRLHFLVRAPLEAMRDIEFPRYGLGYLDLEAADPFLRDAAQLWLADYVTFYEEDRRLEAPRIVAARVSLPSDRSFASYETALAHFDDPPLDPGLQLPWRQALLDVLLEYDIASDESRFSIDPGFAHLGLRTVTVLRLRPPDRPERVFQYVGDPGLVRLDPRWHQAALRFVSLGFTHILDGIDHLLFLLCLVIPLRTLWGLVPVITSFTIAHSITLIASAFGIAPRALWFPPLIETLIALSIVYMALENIVGAKPRKRWLLAFGFGLVHGFGFSFALSESLQFAGGHLLTSLLAFNVGVELGQLVVVAVAVPVVEMLFRKVVAERMGTIIGSALLAHTGWHWMTDRGSDLLAYRFTWPAFDGALAAALMRWGALALIVVGAAWAISGPFGRLAAKAKGGGRAALVE; from the coding sequence ATGGGGTGCGTCCTCGTACTCTACGGCCTGACGAGCCTGGCCGGCGCGGCGCGGGCGGCACCTGAGCGGGAGGCGTCGGATCGCGCGGCCGAGGCGGTCCCTGCCGTGCCGCACGAGATCCCCGCGGACGTCACCGTGCAGGCCTTCGTCACGCCGGAGGGGTCACGTCTCCATTTTCTCGTCCGGGCGCCGCTCGAGGCGATGCGGGACATCGAGTTCCCCCGGTACGGACTCGGGTACCTGGATCTGGAAGCGGCGGATCCGTTCCTCCGCGACGCGGCGCAACTCTGGCTCGCCGACTATGTGACGTTCTACGAGGAAGATCGACGCCTGGAGGCGCCCCGCATCGTGGCGGCCCGCGTTTCTCTTCCTTCGGACCGATCCTTCGCCAGCTACGAGACGGCACTGGCGCACTTCGACGACCCACCGCTCGACCCCGGGCTGCAGCTCCCGTGGCGCCAGGCTCTGCTCGATGTATTGCTGGAGTACGATATCGCGTCGGACGAGTCCCGTTTCTCGATCGATCCGGGTTTCGCGCACCTCGGCCTGCGCACGGTCACGGTGCTGCGCCTGCGGCCGCCGGACCGCCCGGAGCGCGTCTTCCAGTACGTCGGCGACCCCGGACTCGTGCGGCTCGACCCGCGCTGGCACCAGGCCGCGCTGCGCTTCGTGTCCCTCGGCTTCACGCACATCCTGGACGGGATCGACCACCTCCTCTTCCTCCTCTGCCTCGTCATCCCGCTGCGGACGCTGTGGGGTCTGGTCCCGGTCATCACGTCCTTCACGATTGCGCATTCGATCACGCTCATCGCCTCCGCCTTCGGGATCGCGCCCCGCGCGCTCTGGTTCCCGCCGCTGATCGAGACCCTCATCGCGCTCTCGATCGTCTACATGGCGCTCGAGAACATCGTCGGGGCAAAGCCTCGAAAACGCTGGCTGCTCGCGTTCGGATTCGGGCTCGTGCACGGGTTCGGCTTTTCGTTCGCGCTCAGCGAGTCGCTGCAGTTCGCCGGCGGACACCTGCTTACGTCCCTGCTCGCGTTCAACGTGGGCGTGGAACTGGGACAGCTCGTCGTGGTCGCGGTCGCCGTTCCGGTGGTCGAAATGCTGTTCCGCAAGGTGGTGGCGGAGCGGATGGGGACGATCATCGGGTCGGCGCTGCTGGCGCACACCGGCTGGCACTGGATGACGGACCGGGGCTCCGACCTGCTGGCCTACCGCTTCACGTGGCCCGCCTTCGACGGAGCGCTGGCCGCCGCGCTCATGCGCTGGGGGGCGCTGGCGCTGATCGTCGTGGGCGCGGCGTGGGCGATCAGCGGACCCTTCGGCCGGCTGGCGGCGAAGGCGAAGGGGGGTGGCCGGGCCGCCCTGGTGGAATAG
- a CDS encoding TonB-dependent receptor gives MTTFSSARFAFGTLLLAGAGIHSAAAPRTAEAQTGLSGRTSPDTVTRATHERNTASVDVFSRVEILETGQSELASALNELLPSAYFPRRQVADLTSGVRPFQLRGLSPDHTLVLLNGKRRHATAVVHTLGGGAFPGASGVDINALPLQAIDRLEVVRDGGTTRHGSDAIAGVIDLRLRNTVSAPEFIASVGHHFPDEWDDDGLRYDFSGNWGLGIGRGGVLNLTSAFSQRDPTNRAGADGRDQILPGDADFVDRGLVIRKHNEVAQPNHLWGDGESSNFMLFANFELPLAAARAGPGGAELYAFGGYSRRRDRHSGFFVRSMDDRNWPGIHPLGFLPRFDADSRDVAIVTGFRGGGEDLPGDGSGTDAGYGFAGDWSWDLNAQYGSNRIDNDLFDTLNPSLGPCLESACAPGPDGIPGTADDPGIPNRTRFSTGSLENRQFLANADVRGRIEMGLGGGPASVALGATFRLDSYRILAGEPASRVDGFHPTQSGGIAPAGSQRFTGFRPEETGIWHRSSFSLHGQVDAPLLRPLLLSATGRYERFSDVGGTVSGKLGLRLALSDAAAFRASTSTGFRPPALSQSHYGHVTAGRREDPDEPGATAGFEAGTFPVDAPEAGAVGASPLRGERSRSVSAGFAFEPADGLRFTIDGYATDVDDAILLSNPLAEGASGLVDHLLADFAAESVRFFSNAIDLRSYGVDARLTWGRRLGDASRLELGASAGWGQVRGRCPEGDIAACVGENEALRDESFRIYDGFDVFFLEEGRPDWRGRFGTRFTTGAFEFGLGANVYGAQEELRALGVGEHPHRIRLLEPKVTIDAGVHVDVARGWRLTVGGENLFDSFPTRVDAFGGIFPYRSFSAMGFNGRYLYARLQVS, from the coding sequence ATGACGACCTTCTCTTCCGCGCGGTTCGCGTTCGGGACGCTGCTCCTCGCCGGCGCGGGGATCCATTCCGCTGCCGCGCCCCGGACTGCCGAGGCGCAGACCGGCCTGTCGGGCCGGACATCCCCGGACACCGTCACTCGGGCGACCCACGAGCGGAACACGGCGTCCGTCGACGTGTTTTCGCGAGTGGAGATACTCGAGACCGGACAGTCGGAACTCGCTTCCGCCCTCAACGAACTCCTGCCGTCCGCCTACTTCCCGCGCCGCCAGGTCGCGGATCTCACGTCGGGGGTTCGGCCCTTCCAGCTGCGTGGGCTTTCACCGGACCACACGCTCGTCCTCCTGAACGGGAAACGCCGCCACGCCACGGCGGTCGTGCACACGCTGGGCGGCGGCGCATTTCCGGGAGCGAGCGGCGTGGACATCAACGCCTTGCCGCTTCAGGCGATCGACCGCCTGGAGGTCGTGCGCGACGGAGGCACGACCCGGCACGGCTCCGACGCGATCGCCGGTGTCATCGACCTGCGTCTCCGGAACACGGTCTCGGCGCCCGAGTTCATCGCTTCCGTCGGGCACCACTTTCCGGATGAATGGGATGACGACGGGCTTCGCTACGACTTCTCGGGGAACTGGGGACTGGGCATCGGCCGGGGCGGCGTCCTGAACCTCACGAGCGCGTTCAGCCAGCGGGACCCGACGAACCGCGCGGGCGCCGATGGCCGCGACCAGATCCTCCCGGGGGACGCGGACTTCGTCGACCGGGGTCTCGTCATCCGAAAACACAACGAGGTGGCGCAGCCGAATCACCTGTGGGGAGACGGCGAGTCCTCGAACTTCATGTTGTTCGCCAACTTCGAACTCCCCCTCGCGGCCGCGCGCGCCGGCCCCGGCGGCGCCGAACTCTACGCGTTCGGAGGCTACAGCCGGCGGCGTGACCGGCACTCGGGCTTCTTCGTGCGTTCGATGGACGACCGCAACTGGCCCGGGATCCATCCGCTTGGCTTTCTGCCGCGCTTCGACGCCGACTCCCGGGACGTTGCTATCGTCACAGGCTTCCGGGGAGGCGGGGAGGATCTGCCGGGAGATGGGTCCGGGACCGACGCCGGGTACGGCTTCGCGGGGGACTGGAGCTGGGACCTGAACGCCCAGTACGGCTCGAATCGGATCGACAACGACCTCTTCGACACGCTCAACCCATCGCTCGGGCCCTGCCTCGAGTCGGCGTGCGCGCCCGGCCCGGACGGGATTCCCGGGACCGCGGACGACCCGGGAATCCCGAACCGGACGCGGTTCTCCACGGGCTCGCTCGAGAACCGCCAGTTCCTTGCGAATGCGGACGTGCGGGGCCGGATCGAGATGGGGCTCGGCGGGGGGCCGGCGAGCGTCGCGCTCGGGGCGACGTTCCGCCTCGACAGCTACCGCATCCTGGCGGGGGAACCCGCGTCGAGGGTGGACGGCTTCCACCCTACCCAGAGCGGCGGCATCGCGCCGGCGGGCTCTCAGCGCTTCACGGGCTTCCGGCCGGAGGAGACCGGGATCTGGCACCGGTCGAGCTTCAGCCTCCACGGTCAGGTCGACGCGCCGCTCCTGCGGCCGCTCCTGCTCTCCGCGACGGGACGCTACGAGCGCTTCAGCGACGTCGGCGGCACGGTCAGCGGGAAGCTCGGGCTGCGCCTGGCCCTTTCCGACGCCGCCGCCTTCCGGGCAAGCACGTCCACGGGATTCCGGCCGCCCGCGCTGAGCCAGTCCCACTACGGACACGTCACGGCGGGGCGTCGTGAAGACCCGGACGAGCCGGGCGCGACCGCCGGGTTCGAGGCGGGGACGTTTCCGGTGGACGCTCCGGAAGCCGGGGCGGTCGGCGCATCGCCCCTCCGCGGGGAGCGGTCGCGCTCCGTCAGCGCGGGGTTCGCGTTCGAGCCGGCCGACGGCCTGCGTTTCACAATCGACGGCTACGCGACGGACGTCGACGACGCGATCCTCCTCTCCAACCCGCTCGCGGAAGGCGCCAGCGGCCTGGTCGATCACCTGCTGGCGGACTTCGCCGCGGAATCGGTCCGTTTCTTCTCCAACGCGATCGACCTGCGGTCGTACGGCGTCGATGCGAGGCTCACATGGGGGCGGCGGCTCGGGGACGCATCACGCCTGGAACTCGGCGCCTCCGCGGGCTGGGGGCAGGTCCGCGGGCGCTGCCCGGAGGGCGACATCGCGGCCTGCGTGGGGGAGAACGAGGCCCTGCGGGACGAATCGTTCAGGATCTACGACGGGTTCGACGTCTTCTTCCTCGAGGAGGGGCGCCCGGACTGGCGCGGCAGGTTCGGGACGAGGTTCACGACCGGCGCTTTCGAGTTCGGCCTGGGGGCGAACGTGTACGGGGCGCAGGAGGAACTGCGCGCGCTCGGCGTCGGAGAGCACCCCCACAGGATCCGACTCCTCGAACCGAAGGTCACAATCGATGCGGGAGTCCATGTCGACGTGGCGCGAGGGTGGCGCCTCACGGTCGGCGGCGAGAACCTCTTCGATTCATTCCCGACGCGCGTGGACGCGTTCGGAGGGATCTTCCCCTACCGCTCGTTCTCGGCGATGGGGTTCAACGGCCGCTACCTGTACGCGCGGCTACAGGTTTCCTAG